The following proteins come from a genomic window of Streptomyces liliiviolaceus:
- a CDS encoding serine/threonine-protein kinase — MQGLLLAGRYRLADSIGSGGMGRVWRARDEVLHRSVAIKELTAALYVSESEQAVLLARTRAEARAAARINHSAVVTVHDVLEHDGRPWIVMELVEGGSLADAVKDAGRIEPREAARVGLWVLRALRAAHSAGVLHRDVKPGNVLLSHDRRVLLTDFGIAQVEGDTTITRTGEIVGSVDYLAPERIRGQDPGPSADLWALGATLYTAVEGRSPFRRTTPLTTMQAVVGEEPEALENAGPLTSVITALLRKDPAERPGPEEAEQMLAEAAEGRAPDSAHAYVPTQHVDGAPDPRGTYGQGLPGAYGPAQAAAAPGSEDATHAVAHGSHGFDGSRGGPYPPGAYGGPDGRDTYGSHGRPAPDPAGATANQPAVVGRPGRRRFRTVAAVVLAAALVGGGGVAALLMVDGWGDEDASKSSNHSSAPRTPSPSDGDDDGKQTEGAQTGDVPAGWERVDDPEGFSLVLPEGWKRQVEGTQVDYTPDAGEHFVRIAVDDSPDFDTPYRHLVDLEQQISGRLSEYQQVGLESNTFRDRPGALWDFTWTALGKDTEFPGPRRAIEQAYLGRDGVEYVIYMSSPADDWETARSQFDTVLRGWEPPES, encoded by the coding sequence ATGCAGGGCCTGCTTCTCGCAGGCCGCTACCGGCTCGCCGACTCCATCGGCAGTGGCGGCATGGGCCGGGTATGGCGTGCGCGCGACGAAGTGCTGCACCGCTCCGTCGCGATCAAGGAGCTGACGGCCGCTCTTTACGTGTCCGAGAGCGAGCAGGCCGTCCTCCTCGCCAGAACCAGGGCCGAGGCCAGGGCCGCCGCGCGCATCAACCACTCGGCCGTCGTCACCGTGCACGACGTACTGGAGCACGACGGCCGCCCGTGGATCGTCATGGAGCTGGTCGAGGGCGGCTCGCTCGCCGACGCCGTCAAGGACGCGGGACGCATCGAGCCCAGGGAGGCGGCCCGGGTCGGGCTGTGGGTCCTGCGCGCCCTGCGGGCCGCGCACTCCGCCGGCGTACTGCACCGCGACGTCAAACCCGGCAACGTACTGCTCTCCCACGACCGGCGCGTGCTGCTCACCGACTTCGGGATCGCCCAGGTCGAGGGGGACACGACGATCACCCGTACCGGCGAGATCGTCGGGTCGGTCGACTATCTGGCGCCGGAACGCATCCGCGGTCAGGACCCGGGACCGTCCGCCGACCTGTGGGCGCTCGGCGCGACGCTCTACACGGCCGTCGAGGGCAGGTCGCCGTTCCGGCGGACGACACCGCTGACGACCATGCAGGCCGTCGTCGGCGAGGAGCCCGAGGCCCTGGAGAACGCGGGCCCGCTCACCTCCGTCATCACCGCCCTGCTGCGCAAGGACCCCGCCGAGCGGCCCGGACCCGAAGAGGCCGAGCAGATGCTCGCCGAGGCCGCGGAGGGGCGGGCGCCCGACTCGGCGCACGCCTATGTGCCGACGCAGCACGTGGACGGCGCACCGGACCCGCGGGGAACGTACGGCCAGGGACTGCCGGGCGCGTACGGGCCCGCGCAGGCCGCCGCCGCTCCCGGGTCCGAGGACGCCACCCACGCCGTCGCCCACGGGTCTCACGGCTTCGACGGGTCCCGGGGTGGCCCGTATCCGCCGGGTGCCTACGGCGGTCCGGACGGCCGCGACACCTATGGCAGTCATGGCAGGCCCGCGCCCGATCCGGCCGGCGCCACCGCGAACCAGCCGGCGGTGGTCGGCCGGCCCGGGCGGCGACGGTTCCGTACCGTCGCCGCGGTCGTGCTGGCGGCGGCGCTCGTCGGCGGCGGTGGCGTCGCGGCGCTGCTGATGGTGGACGGCTGGGGGGACGAGGACGCGTCGAAGTCCTCGAACCACTCCTCGGCCCCCAGGACCCCGTCCCCCTCGGACGGTGACGACGACGGAAAGCAGACCGAGGGGGCCCAGACCGGTGACGTGCCCGCCGGCTGGGAGCGTGTCGACGACCCCGAGGGATTCAGCCTCGTCCTGCCCGAGGGCTGGAAGCGGCAGGTCGAGGGCACGCAGGTCGACTACACGCCCGACGCGGGCGAGCACTTCGTCCGTATCGCGGTGGACGACTCGCCGGACTTCGACACCCCGTACCGGCATCTCGTCGATCTGGAACAGCAGATATCGGGGCGGCTGAGCGAGTATCAGCAGGTCGGTCTGGAGTCCAACACCTTCCGTGACCGTCCTGGGGCGCTGTGGGACTTCACCTGGACCGCGCTCGGCAAGGACACGGAGTTTCCCGGGCCTCGGCGGGCCATCGAACAGGCGTATCTCGGCCGTGACGGGGTCGAGTACGTGATCTACATGTCCTCGCCCGCGGATGACTGGGAGACTGCTCGGTCGCAGTTCGACACGGTGTTGCGTGGGTGGGAGCCGCCGGAGTCCTAG